A window of Natrinema salifodinae contains these coding sequences:
- the sufU gene encoding Fe-S cluster assembly sulfur transfer protein SufU: MGLGSDMYRQQILDHYKNPRNYGELEDPTFTHVGENPMCGDEIRMDVKLDEDEETIERVAFQGDGCAISQASASMLSGELRGKTVDELLEMDRDDVIDMLGVDISPMRVKCAVLAEKVAQDGAEIYEGELDVEKTTTED, translated from the coding sequence ATGGGACTGGGCTCTGATATGTACCGACAGCAGATCCTCGACCACTACAAGAACCCCCGCAACTACGGGGAGCTCGAGGATCCCACGTTCACCCACGTCGGCGAGAACCCGATGTGCGGCGACGAGATTCGCATGGACGTCAAACTCGACGAGGACGAGGAGACGATCGAGCGGGTCGCGTTCCAGGGCGACGGCTGTGCGATCAGCCAGGCCTCCGCGAGCATGCTCTCGGGAGAACTTCGGGGGAAGACCGTCGACGAACTCCTCGAGATGGACCGCGACGACGTAATCGACATGCTCGGCGTCGACATCTCGCCGATGCGCGTCAAGTGCGCGGTGCTCGCCGAGAAGGTCGCCCAGGACGGCGCGGAGATCTACGAGGGCGAACTCGACGTCGAGAAGACGACGACCGAGGATTAA
- a CDS encoding IucA/IucC family protein, producing the protein MQNPRHDIDQTNGLDGIDTLDDALTESRWDDAGRDLLAKILREFTYEELIDPEPVGDDRLADERETGKSAAWTRYEIDLAGTRYRFDAAERAWDSIGVRADSIERDAGDGFEPAADPLQFVVDLEPTIDMDSITAGHLVREYTNTLLADAHIDADADETNGSVLDMPYAEIEGEMTGHPWLTVNKGRVGWGYDDYRAYAPERSEPIRLAWCAVSRDAATFVSVDGLDHQALLESELGEHYDRFRDELEERGLDPENYFFMPVHDWQWENAVVPLFGQQLATDEIVPLGRGPDEYLPMQSIRTFVNADEPGKHNVKLPMMISNTLVWRGLPGERTEAAPLVTEYVKDVRDSDPFLRDECELVLPGEIAGVNVDHPTFDALEAPAYQYNELLGSVWRESVTDLIDDGERAMTLSALLHVEDGDPVISKLVERSDLALSEWLDELFATTLPPLLHYLYRYGTAFSPHGENTILVLEDDRPSRLAVKDFVDDVNVSEHPIPELTELPDDLRDVLLSVPPSELRLFIVYGLFVGVYRYLADLLARHHDYSEDRFWGQVRAAIDDYQARFPELEERFELFDLLDPTLPKLTLNRNRIVDFGYGDLPERPHAIEHGIVSNPLYEVGPQRTD; encoded by the coding sequence ATGCAGAACCCACGACACGACATCGATCAGACGAACGGACTCGACGGAATCGACACGCTAGACGACGCGCTCACCGAATCTCGCTGGGACGACGCCGGCCGGGATCTGCTCGCGAAGATCCTGCGGGAGTTCACCTACGAGGAACTCATCGATCCGGAGCCGGTCGGAGACGATCGCCTGGCTGACGAGCGGGAGACCGGGAAGTCGGCGGCGTGGACCCGGTACGAGATCGACCTCGCCGGCACGCGCTACCGCTTCGACGCTGCGGAACGGGCCTGGGACAGTATCGGCGTCCGCGCCGACTCGATCGAACGGGACGCCGGCGACGGCTTCGAGCCCGCGGCCGACCCCCTCCAGTTCGTCGTCGACCTCGAACCGACGATCGACATGGATTCGATCACGGCCGGCCACCTGGTCCGCGAGTATACGAATACGCTGCTCGCGGACGCCCACATCGACGCCGATGCCGACGAGACCAACGGGTCGGTGCTCGACATGCCCTACGCCGAAATCGAGGGCGAGATGACCGGCCACCCGTGGCTCACCGTCAACAAGGGTCGGGTCGGCTGGGGGTACGACGACTACCGCGCCTACGCGCCCGAGCGCTCCGAGCCGATCCGGCTCGCCTGGTGTGCCGTCTCGCGCGACGCGGCGACGTTCGTGAGCGTCGACGGGCTCGACCACCAGGCGCTGCTCGAGTCGGAACTCGGCGAGCACTACGATCGGTTCCGCGACGAACTCGAAGAGCGGGGGCTCGACCCGGAGAACTACTTCTTCATGCCGGTCCACGACTGGCAGTGGGAGAACGCGGTCGTCCCGCTGTTCGGGCAACAGCTCGCGACCGACGAGATCGTCCCGCTGGGGCGGGGCCCCGACGAGTACCTGCCGATGCAGTCGATCCGGACGTTCGTCAACGCCGACGAGCCGGGCAAGCACAACGTCAAGCTCCCGATGATGATCAGCAACACGTTGGTCTGGCGCGGGCTCCCCGGCGAGCGGACCGAGGCCGCCCCACTGGTCACGGAGTACGTCAAGGACGTCCGCGACTCGGATCCGTTCCTGCGCGACGAGTGCGAACTCGTCCTGCCGGGCGAGATCGCCGGCGTGAACGTCGACCACCCGACGTTCGACGCGCTCGAGGCCCCGGCCTACCAGTACAACGAACTGCTGGGCAGCGTCTGGCGCGAGAGCGTCACGGACCTGATCGACGACGGCGAGCGGGCGATGACTCTCTCCGCGCTGTTGCACGTCGAGGACGGCGACCCCGTGATCTCGAAGCTGGTCGAGCGCTCCGACCTCGCGCTCTCCGAGTGGCTCGACGAGCTGTTCGCGACGACGCTCCCGCCGCTGTTACACTACCTCTACCGCTACGGAACCGCCTTCTCGCCCCACGGCGAGAACACGATCCTCGTCCTCGAAGACGACCGGCCGTCGCGGCTCGCGGTTAAGGACTTCGTCGACGACGTTAACGTCAGCGAGCACCCAATCCCGGAACTGACGGAACTGCCCGACGACCTCCGGGACGTGCTCCTGTCCGTGCCGCCGAGCGAGTTGCGTCTCTTCATCGTCTACGGCCTGTTCGTCGGCGTCTACCGCTACCTCGCGGACCTGCTGGCTCGCCACCACGACTACTCCGAGGATCGCTTCTGGGGCCAGGTCCGAGCTGCGATCGACGACTACCAGGCGCGGTTCCCCGAACTCGAGGAGCGGTTCGAACTGTTCGATCTGCTCGATCCGACGCTGCCGAAGCTGACGCTGAACCGCAACCGGATCGTCGACTTCGGGTACGGCGACCTCCCCGAGCGGCCCCACGCGATCGAACACGGGATCGTGTCGAACCCGCTGTACGAGGTCGGCCCGCAGCGGACGGACTAA
- a CDS encoding lysine N(6)-hydroxylase/L-ornithine N(5)-oxygenase family protein, giving the protein MTEDATSDADTDTNADADSDSITVVDAGPDGSEPVIDRGSYDVLGVGLGPFNLGLAALLDGADDLDLDAVFLEREPEFAWHEGMLIEGATLEVPFLADLVTMADPTNPYSFLNYVRKRDRIYEFYFYETFQIPRREYDDYLRWAAETVPTTQFSREVTSVEYAAGGDGGDGGTGADGTEPAGDGTFVVEAVDPETGQRYRYRTADLVLGVGSRPTLPEFARDVADAGEGKRDSGAEGAGERVFHTADYRHRRADALDADSITVVGSGQSAAEVVLDLLERQADREFRLDWLTRSVGFFPMEYSKLGLQHFTPEYAQYFYDLPQSRKDELLADQDLLYKGIDIETSARIYDTLYERSIGDREPDFGMLATTAVTDVEHAEGANGGGDYRLACEHRQQEREFALETDAVIFGTGYRRPTPTFLEPIIDRIAFDDRGRFRVTEDYRLQGDLDRERGDDGDDTEPGRRIFVQNAELHTHGVGTPDLGLGCYRNAVIVSQLADREVYPVDRDTVFQNFDLERFADHAPVQTRTGAAQPHSQSHTLDTE; this is encoded by the coding sequence ATGACTGAGGACGCCACGTCCGATGCCGATACCGACACCAACGCCGATGCCGATTCGGACTCGATCACCGTCGTCGACGCCGGCCCCGACGGGAGCGAGCCGGTCATCGACCGCGGCTCCTACGACGTACTCGGCGTCGGCTTGGGGCCGTTCAACCTCGGACTCGCCGCCCTGCTCGACGGCGCCGACGACCTCGATCTCGACGCCGTCTTCCTCGAGCGCGAGCCCGAGTTCGCCTGGCACGAGGGGATGCTGATCGAGGGGGCCACCCTCGAGGTGCCGTTCCTCGCGGATCTGGTGACGATGGCCGACCCCACCAACCCCTACAGCTTCCTCAACTACGTCCGGAAGCGCGATCGCATCTACGAGTTCTACTTCTACGAGACGTTCCAGATCCCCCGCCGCGAGTACGACGACTACCTCCGTTGGGCGGCCGAGACCGTTCCGACGACGCAGTTCAGTCGGGAGGTGACGAGCGTCGAGTACGCGGCGGGCGGCGACGGTGGTGATGGCGGTACCGGAGCGGACGGCACGGAACCGGCCGGCGACGGGACGTTCGTCGTCGAAGCCGTCGACCCCGAGACGGGGCAGCGCTACCGCTACCGGACCGCCGATCTGGTCCTCGGCGTCGGCTCTCGACCGACGCTGCCCGAATTTGCGCGCGACGTCGCCGACGCGGGCGAAGGTAAGCGAGATAGCGGAGCCGAGGGCGCCGGCGAACGGGTATTCCACACCGCCGACTACCGGCACCGCCGCGCCGACGCGCTCGACGCCGATTCGATCACCGTCGTCGGTTCCGGACAGAGCGCCGCCGAAGTCGTGCTCGATCTGCTCGAGCGCCAGGCGGACCGCGAGTTCCGGCTCGACTGGCTCACCCGCTCGGTCGGCTTCTTCCCGATGGAGTACTCGAAGCTCGGGCTGCAACACTTCACGCCCGAGTACGCGCAGTACTTCTACGATCTGCCCCAGTCGCGCAAAGACGAGTTGCTAGCCGATCAGGACCTGCTGTACAAGGGGATCGACATCGAGACCAGCGCGCGGATCTACGACACCCTCTACGAGCGCTCGATCGGCGACCGCGAGCCCGACTTCGGGATGCTCGCGACGACGGCGGTGACGGACGTCGAGCACGCCGAGGGCGCGAACGGCGGAGGCGACTACCGGCTCGCGTGCGAGCACCGCCAGCAGGAGCGGGAGTTCGCACTCGAAACGGACGCCGTGATCTTCGGGACGGGCTACCGGCGTCCGACGCCGACGTTCCTCGAACCGATCATCGACCGGATCGCCTTCGACGATCGCGGCCGGTTCCGCGTGACCGAAGACTACCGACTCCAGGGCGATCTGGATCGCGAGCGCGGAGACGACGGCGATGACACTGAACCGGGCAGGCGCATCTTCGTCCAGAACGCCGAACTCCACACCCACGGCGTGGGCACGCCGGACCTCGGCCTGGGCTGTTACCGGAATGCGGTGATCGTCTCGCAGCTCGCCGACCGCGAGGTGTATCCCGTCGACCGGGACACCGTCTTCCAGAATTTCGATCTCGAACGGTTCGCCGACCACGCGCCGGTGCAGACGCGGACCGGCGCTGCACAGCCGCACTCGCAGTCACACACGCTCGATACGGAGTAA
- a CDS encoding GNAT family N-acetyltransferase: MTPDPTSASSSSPSRSRSPARGPYATVVSDYDFEYYDETIDRHIGLRPVDLERDLGRLHAWLGSDHVKPYWQLDEPLPEFRTTLREKLADDHQTLYVGCLDHVPVSYWERYWVAEDDLAAHYDADPADQGVHLLIGPEEYLGQGYGTALLRAMIAFQFRHPETLRVVAEPDARNDAVLAAFERCGADLRREFEFEAEAKTARLVVCERERFEREVWPPTDGAAARQAEVSDDD, encoded by the coding sequence ATGACGCCGGATCCGACCTCCGCTTCGTCTTCGTCCCCCTCCCGGTCGCGATCCCCCGCCCGCGGCCCTTACGCCACCGTCGTCTCGGACTACGACTTCGAGTACTACGACGAGACGATCGACCGCCACATCGGGCTCCGCCCGGTCGACCTCGAGCGGGATCTGGGTCGCCTGCACGCCTGGCTCGGCTCGGACCACGTCAAGCCCTACTGGCAGCTCGACGAGCCGCTGCCCGAGTTCCGGACGACGCTCCGCGAGAAGCTCGCGGACGACCACCAGACGCTGTACGTCGGCTGTCTGGACCACGTCCCCGTGAGCTACTGGGAGCGCTACTGGGTCGCCGAGGACGACCTGGCGGCCCACTACGACGCCGACCCAGCCGACCAGGGGGTGCACCTCCTGATCGGCCCCGAGGAGTACCTCGGGCAGGGGTACGGCACGGCACTGCTCCGGGCGATGATCGCGTTCCAGTTCCGCCACCCCGAGACCCTGCGGGTCGTCGCCGAACCCGACGCCCGCAACGACGCGGTCCTCGCGGCGTTCGAGCGCTGTGGCGCCGACCTTCGCCGGGAGTTCGAGTTCGAAGCGGAGGCGAAGACGGCCAGGCTCGTCGTCTGCGAGCGCGAGCGGTTCGAACGCGAGGTCTGGCCGCCGACCGACGGCGCGGCCGCGCGCCAGGCGGAGGTGAGCGACGATGACTGA
- a CDS encoding IucA/IucC family protein, translated as MTPEPTTATTATNADAAGVDPTRVARSATVHSFLNCYRHETGAGEFVSAADAPVDRSPDSGLVLRCPLPNQAVELFVPVSYRSETGRHLFDLPAYYRADGGEPVELDYATLATLATKELELERGSDGSRDDLLERVIRSCRNIERYVAARADDAATLYGTDFTFREAEQSLVFGHLRHPTPKSRRGMANDADRYAPELEGSFPLHYVRADPEIVESESARETSAAAWVREALRDDPAVPDSLFDRLAADDVLVPVHPWQAERLFDRPEVQDLVAAGRLESLGELGREFHPTTSVRTLYAPDAPFMVKGSLAVEITNSLRTNKRPELERGVAIADLLATELGDDLRERFPDFDVIRDPAYLTIDPDALGVDADESGFEVVLRENPFRGEDARRATPVVALCQDAIGDGRSRLGRIVESIAEREGRETAAVSEEWFRRYLAISVRPLLWLYLERGVGLEAHQQNGVLALDEAGYPDAFRYRDNQGYYFPKGASDRVEAVCPGVGERAGTVCPDAVADERIRYYVVLNNALGVVNAFGTAGMVDERRLLTVLREELESLREFDRPSTSILDPLLESETVPCKANLLTRFRGLDELDAPSLDEQSVYADVQNPLVDALDADGTADSAAATRTEVTR; from the coding sequence ATGACGCCTGAACCCACGACAGCGACGACTGCGACGAACGCCGACGCGGCGGGCGTCGACCCGACGCGGGTCGCGCGCTCGGCGACGGTGCACAGCTTCCTGAACTGCTACCGCCACGAGACCGGCGCCGGCGAGTTCGTCTCCGCCGCGGACGCGCCCGTCGATCGGTCGCCCGACAGCGGGCTCGTCCTGCGGTGTCCGCTCCCGAACCAGGCCGTCGAGCTCTTCGTCCCGGTCAGCTACCGATCGGAGACGGGCCGGCACCTGTTCGACCTGCCCGCCTACTACCGGGCCGACGGGGGCGAGCCGGTCGAACTGGACTACGCCACGCTCGCGACCCTCGCAACGAAGGAACTCGAACTCGAGCGCGGAAGCGACGGAAGCCGCGACGACCTCCTCGAGCGGGTGATCCGCTCCTGCCGGAACATCGAGCGGTACGTCGCCGCTCGCGCGGACGACGCGGCGACCCTGTACGGCACGGACTTCACCTTCCGCGAGGCCGAGCAGTCGCTCGTCTTCGGCCACCTCCGGCACCCGACGCCGAAGAGCCGGCGGGGGATGGCCAACGACGCCGACCGGTACGCGCCGGAACTCGAGGGCTCGTTCCCGCTGCACTACGTCCGCGCGGACCCCGAAATCGTCGAGAGCGAATCCGCCCGCGAGACCTCCGCGGCCGCGTGGGTCCGCGAGGCCCTCCGCGACGATCCGGCGGTCCCCGACTCGCTGTTCGACCGCCTGGCGGCCGACGACGTGCTCGTTCCGGTTCACCCATGGCAGGCCGAGCGGCTGTTCGACCGGCCCGAAGTGCAGGACCTGGTCGCCGCGGGTCGGCTCGAATCGCTGGGCGAACTGGGTCGGGAGTTCCACCCCACGACGTCAGTGCGGACGCTGTACGCGCCCGACGCGCCGTTCATGGTCAAGGGGTCGCTCGCGGTCGAGATCACCAACTCGCTGCGGACGAACAAGCGCCCGGAGCTCGAGCGCGGCGTCGCCATCGCCGACCTGCTGGCGACCGAACTGGGCGACGACCTGCGCGAGCGGTTCCCCGACTTCGACGTGATCCGGGACCCGGCCTACCTGACGATCGATCCGGACGCGCTAGGGGTCGACGCCGACGAGTCCGGCTTCGAGGTCGTTCTGCGGGAGAACCCGTTCCGGGGCGAGGACGCCAGGCGGGCGACGCCGGTCGTCGCGCTCTGCCAGGACGCGATCGGCGACGGCCGATCGAGGCTGGGGCGCATCGTCGAGTCGATCGCCGAGCGCGAGGGCCGCGAGACGGCCGCCGTCAGCGAGGAGTGGTTCCGTCGCTACCTCGCGATCTCGGTGCGGCCGCTCCTTTGGCTCTACCTCGAGCGGGGCGTCGGCCTCGAGGCCCACCAGCAGAACGGCGTGCTCGCACTCGACGAGGCGGGCTACCCCGACGCGTTTCGCTACCGGGACAACCAGGGCTACTACTTCCCAAAGGGCGCCTCCGACCGAGTCGAAGCCGTCTGTCCCGGCGTCGGCGAGCGCGCCGGCACCGTCTGTCCCGACGCGGTCGCCGACGAGCGGATCCGCTACTACGTCGTGCTCAACAACGCCCTCGGCGTGGTCAACGCCTTCGGGACCGCGGGCATGGTCGACGAGCGACGGCTGCTCACCGTCCTCCGCGAGGAACTCGAGTCCCTGCGGGAGTTCGACCGGCCGAGCACGTCGATCCTGGACCCGCTGCTCGAGTCGGAGACGGTGCCCTGCAAGGCGAACCTCCTGACCCGCTTCCGCGGCCTGGACGAACTCGACGCGCCCTCGCTGGACGAGCAGTCGGTCTACGCCGACGTGCAGAACCCGCTCGTCGACGCCCTCGACGCCGACGGGACCGCGGACTCCGCCGCGGCGACGCGCACGGAGGTGACCCGATGA
- a CDS encoding pyridoxal phosphate-dependent decarboxylase family protein translates to MTGGLGQASRSRADEPTPPAAASAFLGDPEGNAAYADAIELAREVLVESFATAEGPYAGTDHETLRERLADLPVVPDEGESLDAVLETVADEVLDDSVRVHDPDCVAHLHCPPTIPALAAEVVLSGTNQSLDSFDQAPAASVLEERVVDACCDLFDYPAGADGVFTGGGTESNLLGLLLARDWYCERRFDRDVQAAGLPPEAADLRLLCSEAAHFTADQAAHHLGLGEDAVVSVPTDGDRRMDVSALDETLDRLAAEGRHPFAIVGTAGTTDFGSIDPVDALADRAAERDLWLHVDAAYGGACAISDRLRPKLAGIDRADSIAVDFHKLFYQPIGCGAFLLRDGDRYRLLERNAAYLNPERDDAAGVPNLVSKSPRTTRRFDALKPFVTFNALGRTGLADCVEYVCDLADAAADEIRAEPALELCCEPELSAVVFRYRPDRTDGCDRTADRADRADRTDCSSGEVVGRVNRAIRDELFADGEALLARTTVDGTPALKFTLLNPRTTLSDLRDTLAAVVDRGEALEREVIDSA, encoded by the coding sequence ATGACCGGCGGACTCGGCCAGGCGAGCCGGTCTCGCGCCGACGAGCCGACGCCGCCGGCCGCCGCGAGCGCCTTTCTGGGCGACCCCGAGGGGAACGCCGCCTACGCGGACGCGATCGAACTGGCGCGGGAGGTCCTCGTCGAGTCGTTCGCGACGGCCGAGGGTCCCTACGCGGGCACCGATCACGAGACGCTGCGCGAGCGCCTGGCCGACCTCCCCGTCGTCCCCGACGAGGGCGAGTCGCTCGACGCGGTCCTCGAGACGGTCGCCGACGAGGTCCTCGATGACTCCGTCCGGGTCCACGACCCCGACTGCGTCGCGCACCTGCACTGTCCGCCGACGATCCCGGCCCTGGCCGCCGAGGTGGTGCTGTCCGGGACGAACCAGTCGCTGGACTCGTTCGACCAGGCGCCCGCGGCGTCGGTGCTGGAGGAGCGGGTCGTCGACGCCTGCTGTGACCTGTTCGACTACCCGGCCGGCGCCGACGGCGTCTTCACCGGCGGCGGCACGGAGTCGAACCTGCTGGGCCTCCTGCTGGCCCGCGACTGGTACTGCGAGCGGCGGTTCGACCGCGACGTTCAGGCCGCGGGGCTGCCCCCCGAGGCAGCGGACCTCCGGCTGCTCTGTTCCGAGGCCGCCCACTTCACGGCCGACCAGGCCGCCCACCACCTCGGGCTCGGCGAGGACGCGGTCGTCTCGGTCCCGACCGACGGCGACCGCCGGATGGACGTGTCCGCGCTGGACGAGACGCTCGACCGGCTCGCGGCCGAGGGCCGTCACCCGTTCGCGATCGTCGGCACCGCCGGCACGACGGACTTCGGCAGCATCGACCCCGTCGATGCGCTCGCCGATCGAGCGGCCGAGCGCGACCTGTGGCTCCACGTCGACGCCGCCTACGGCGGGGCCTGCGCGATCAGTGACCGGCTCCGCCCGAAGCTCGCGGGGATCGACCGCGCCGATTCGATCGCCGTCGACTTCCACAAGCTGTTCTACCAACCGATCGGCTGCGGCGCCTTCCTCCTGCGCGACGGCGACCGCTACCGGCTGCTCGAGCGCAACGCGGCCTACCTCAACCCCGAGCGCGACGACGCGGCCGGCGTGCCGAACCTCGTCTCGAAGTCCCCGCGGACGACCCGCCGGTTCGACGCGCTGAAACCGTTCGTGACGTTCAACGCGCTCGGCCGGACCGGCCTGGCCGACTGCGTCGAGTACGTCTGCGACCTCGCCGACGCGGCGGCCGACGAGATCCGGGCCGAGCCCGCGCTCGAACTGTGCTGCGAGCCGGAACTGAGCGCGGTCGTCTTCCGGTATCGACCGGACCGAACGGACGGCTGTGATCGGACGGCCGACCGGGCCGACCGGGCCGACCGGACCGATTGCTCGTCCGGCGAGGTCGTCGGCCGCGTGAACCGCGCGATCCGCGACGAACTCTTCGCTGACGGCGAGGCCCTGCTGGCCCGCACGACTGTCGACGGTACGCCCGCCCTGAAGTTCACCCTGCTGAACCCCCGCACGACGCTTTCGGACCTCCGGGACACCCTCGCGGCGGTCGTCGACCGCGGCGAGGCCCTCGAACGCGAGGTGATCGATTCCGCATGA
- a CDS encoding diaminobutyrate--2-oxoglutarate transaminase, producing the protein MTDAGASAEALLAQQARRESNARTYPRSLPLAIDRAEGAILEDVDGNEYVDCLAGAGTLALGHNHPAVVERMEDLLERDRAVHTLDLTTPIKERFVDRLLESLPDEFAETAKVQFCSPAGTDAVEAALKLVKTATDNRSMLAFQGAYHGMTHGALGLMGDTEPKEAIPGLMSDVHHLPYPHAYRCPFGLGGEDCWRTSAEYVERTLSNPDSGIVDPAGMILEPVQGEGGAVPAPDEWLREMRRVTRERDIPLIVDEIQTGLGRTGELYAVEHADVVPDVMTLSKAVGGGLPLSVVVYDESLDVWEPGVHAGTFRGNQLGMAAGAATIEYVLENDLEAHAAEMGDRLRGHLEETAATFEAVGDVRGRGLMLGMELVDPDGVPDSLGHYPADGDLASAVQAAAFDRGLVVETGGRRGSVVRFLPPLTISASRIDTVGEIVHESVREAVAADRDLTEAAA; encoded by the coding sequence GTGACCGACGCCGGTGCGTCGGCCGAGGCTCTCCTCGCCCAGCAGGCGCGTCGCGAGTCGAACGCGCGGACCTATCCCAGGTCGCTGCCGCTCGCGATCGACCGCGCCGAGGGGGCGATCCTCGAGGACGTCGACGGCAACGAGTACGTCGACTGTCTCGCGGGGGCGGGAACGCTCGCGCTCGGGCACAACCACCCCGCGGTCGTCGAGCGGATGGAGGACCTGCTCGAGCGCGATCGGGCCGTCCACACGCTCGATCTGACGACGCCGATCAAGGAGCGCTTCGTCGATCGGCTGCTCGAGAGCCTCCCCGACGAGTTCGCCGAGACCGCGAAAGTCCAGTTCTGCAGCCCTGCCGGCACGGACGCCGTCGAGGCCGCGCTGAAACTCGTCAAGACGGCCACGGATAACCGGTCGATGCTCGCGTTTCAGGGCGCCTATCACGGGATGACCCACGGCGCGCTCGGGCTGATGGGCGATACGGAGCCCAAGGAGGCAATTCCAGGGCTTATGTCCGACGTCCACCACCTGCCCTATCCCCACGCCTACCGTTGCCCGTTCGGACTTGGCGGCGAGGACTGCTGGCGGACGAGCGCCGAGTACGTCGAGCGAACGCTCTCGAACCCCGACAGCGGGATCGTCGACCCCGCGGGGATGATCCTCGAACCCGTCCAGGGCGAGGGCGGCGCGGTGCCGGCCCCCGACGAGTGGCTCCGGGAGATGCGCCGCGTCACCCGCGAACGCGATATCCCGCTGATCGTCGACGAGATCCAGACCGGACTCGGCCGTACCGGCGAACTGTACGCGGTCGAGCACGCCGACGTCGTTCCGGACGTGATGACCCTCTCGAAGGCCGTCGGCGGCGGTCTTCCGCTCTCGGTCGTCGTCTACGACGAGTCCTTAGACGTCTGGGAGCCAGGCGTCCACGCGGGGACGTTCCGCGGGAACCAGCTCGGGATGGCCGCCGGCGCCGCGACCATCGAGTACGTCCTCGAGAACGACCTCGAGGCCCACGCCGCCGAAATGGGCGATCGACTGCGCGGCCACCTCGAGGAGACGGCCGCGACGTTCGAAGCGGTCGGCGACGTCCGCGGGCGCGGTCTGATGCTCGGGATGGAACTCGTCGACCCCGACGGGGTGCCCGACTCGCTCGGTCACTACCCCGCCGACGGCGACCTCGCGTCGGCCGTCCAAGCGGCGGCGTTCGACCGCGGGCTCGTCGTCGAGACCGGCGGCCGCCGCGGCAGCGTCGTCCGGTTCCTCCCGCCGCTGACGATCTCGGCCTCGCGGATCGATACGGTCGGCGAGATCGTCCACGAGAGCGTCCGGGAGGCCGTCGCGGCCGACCGTGACCTGACGGAGGCCGCGGCATGA
- the radA gene encoding DNA repair and recombination protein RadA encodes MPEADLEELPGVGPATADKLHDAGFDSFQSLAVASPSELSNTADVGESTAADIVNAARDAADVGGFETGSTVLERRNKIGKLSWHIDEVDDLLGGGIETQSITEVYGEFGAGKSQVTHQMAVNVQLPQEVGGLHGSAIFVDSEDTFRPERIDDMVRGLSDEAIEATLDDREIEGEPGDEETMEELVNDILDKIHVAKAFNSNHQMLLAEKAKELASEHEDSEYPVRLLAVDSLTAHFRAEYVGRGELADRQQKLNKHLHDLDKVGNLYNAAVIVTNQVASNPDSFFGDPTQPIGGNILGHKSTFRIYLRKSKGDKRIVRLVDAPNLADGEAVMRVQDGGLKPE; translated from the coding sequence ATGCCCGAAGCAGATCTCGAGGAACTCCCCGGCGTCGGACCGGCGACCGCAGACAAACTCCACGATGCAGGCTTCGATTCCTTCCAGAGTCTCGCCGTCGCCTCCCCGTCGGAACTGTCGAACACGGCCGACGTCGGCGAGTCCACTGCCGCGGACATCGTCAACGCCGCCCGCGACGCCGCCGATGTCGGCGGCTTCGAGACCGGCTCCACGGTACTGGAACGACGGAACAAGATCGGCAAGCTGAGCTGGCACATCGACGAGGTCGACGACCTGCTCGGCGGCGGGATCGAGACCCAGTCGATCACCGAAGTCTACGGTGAGTTCGGGGCCGGCAAGTCCCAGGTCACCCACCAGATGGCCGTCAACGTCCAGCTGCCCCAGGAGGTCGGCGGTCTCCACGGCAGCGCCATCTTCGTGGACTCCGAGGACACCTTCCGCCCCGAGCGAATCGACGACATGGTTCGGGGCCTGTCGGACGAGGCCATCGAGGCCACCCTCGACGACCGCGAAATCGAGGGCGAGCCCGGCGACGAGGAGACGATGGAGGAACTCGTCAACGACATCCTCGACAAGATTCACGTCGCGAAGGCGTTCAACTCCAACCACCAGATGCTGCTGGCCGAGAAGGCCAAGGAACTGGCCAGCGAGCACGAGGACTCCGAGTATCCGGTCCGCCTGCTCGCGGTCGACTCCCTGACCGCCCACTTCCGCGCCGAGTACGTCGGCCGTGGCGAACTCGCCGACCGCCAGCAGAAGCTCAACAAACACCTCCACGACCTCGATAAGGTCGGCAACCTCTACAACGCCGCCGTCATCGTCACCAACCAGGTCGCCTCGAACCCCGACTCGTTCTTCGGCGACCCGACCCAGCCAATCGGTGGCAACATCCTCGGCCACAAGTCCACCTTCCGGATCTACCTCCGCAAGTCCAAGGGCGACAAGCGGATCGTCCGCCTGGTCGACGCGCCGAACCTGGCCGACGGCGAGGCCGTCATGCGCGTTCAGGACGGCGGTCTGAAGCCCGAATAG